From one Bacillus sp. FJAT-42376 genomic stretch:
- a CDS encoding TetR/AcrR family transcriptional regulator codes for MKQHKPKYKQIIDAAVIVIAENGYHQAQVSKIAKQAGVADGTIYLYFKNKEDILVSLFQEKMGLFIEKIEGETSGRTKAADKLYVLIEKHFSLLSDDHHLAIVTQLELRQSNKDLRLRINEVLKGYLNVLDSIIQTGIDAGEFREDLNLRLARQMIFGTIDEIVTTWVMNEEKYDLVALAGQVHHMIVRGFGSNQ; via the coding sequence GTGAAACAACACAAACCGAAATACAAACAAATTATTGATGCGGCAGTGATCGTCATTGCTGAGAATGGATACCATCAGGCACAGGTTTCAAAGATTGCCAAGCAAGCCGGTGTAGCAGATGGAACCATCTATTTATACTTCAAAAATAAAGAAGATATCCTCGTTTCATTGTTCCAGGAGAAGATGGGTCTCTTTATTGAAAAGATTGAAGGAGAAACTTCCGGAAGAACAAAAGCTGCAGATAAGCTTTACGTTCTGATTGAAAAGCATTTTTCTCTCCTTTCTGATGATCATCATCTGGCCATTGTCACGCAGCTGGAATTAAGACAATCCAACAAGGATCTCAGACTGAGAATTAATGAAGTGCTTAAGGGATACTTGAATGTTTTGGATTCAATCATTCAAACAGGAATTGACGCAGGCGAATTCAGGGAAGATCTGAATCTGCGGCTTGCAAGACAAATGATTTTCGGCACAATTGATGAAATTGTGACCACATGGGTAATGAATGAAGAAAAGTATGACCTGGTGGCTCTGGCCGGACAGGTTCATCATATGATTGTCCGCGGTTTCGGGAGCAATCAATAA